Genomic DNA from Gemmatimonadaceae bacterium:
GGATCGAAGACCATGTACGTCTCGAGCCGCACGCGGCCGTCTCGCTCGCGCACGGCATAGCGCTCGGCCCCTTCGCGCTTGTAGCTGGGGGTCTGCACGCACCATAGCCGCTGGTTCATGTAGACGATGGCGCGCACATCGGCGGCGTGCGCCTTCTTCACGGCCGCGGTGAACGTCGGCACGCCGTCGCGCGGCGGGAGATAGTCGGGGAACGACGTGTCGTACGGTCCCGCATGCCACCAGTGCCAGAAGACGCTGACCGGGAGCCCCACCTGCTGGCGCAACATGATGGCCGGATCGAGCACCTGGGATGCGCGCCCGCGGTTCCACACCCAGACGCCTGTTTCACGCATCCACTTGGTGGCCGTGCCACGGGCCACGCGACTGTTGCGCGCCCACGCCTGCCGTTCACCCCACGTCCGATACCGTTCCGCCGCGTGCATCCACGTGCCGTGGATCACGCCGAGCTTGACGGCGTAGGTTGGCGCATACGCCGTCGCCTTGGCGGGATCGGAAAGATCGTGCGCGATCTCGACGCGACCATACCCTTCCTGATCGCCCGACATGATGAACGACTTGCGGTACGCCAGCGAATCGTCGGTGGCCACATAGAGACCGGCCGAGTTCGGACGCGTCAGCGCGATCATCTGGAAGGAGAGCTGGCCCGGGTATCCCCACTCGAATCGCCGGCCCTTGCCATCCCGCCCCGAGAGCAGGTTGCGCGGGTCCTTGGCGCGCTGGCCCATCCAGAGCGGCACGGAGAGCTCGGCCATCTCGGTGAGCCCGATGCCGCCCAGCCGCGGATAGATCACGCGTTCGACGCCGAGGCCGCTGATGCCGTCCAGCGCGATGTGCCACGCCGTCGTCGAATCGGCGTCCACGTGCACGGTGGCCCGCACGACCAGCGTCGGGAAGCCGCGAAATCCCTCCCATTGCAGGTTCAGCGCCGGCGTGGGCCCGGCATCGCGCGACCACGTGAAACGCGCGGCGCTCGTCGCCTCGATGGGCGGCTGGCCGGGCGCGCGTTCAATGCGAAACAGCGCCAGCGCTTCGCTCGTAGGGATCGCGACCTCCTGGCCGGAGGCGGATTCCAGCCGGCGGATGCCGCCGTGGACGCCGTCAAGGACGAGGCGCACCCCACCGCTTTCGAGGGTGGGCGCCGGGCCCTGGGCGACGGCCGCGGAGGTGACGGCGCAGAGCAGGCCGACGAGGGAGCGAAGGCGTGACAGACGCATTGGGCGAGGGGATCAGGGGTGGGGAGGCAGACCCGGGACACCGGCCGGCGTCGGCCCATCACGAGTCGGCCCCAATTTGACGCCGGAGCACGACTTTTGTATTATACTCGCAAGATAGATACACCCCCAGGCGATGCGGCCCGGCGTCGTTTCGTGGAGTCCCGATTCCCGACGGCCTCTGCAGGCAGCCAACCCATCGACTCCACGATATCTGACTGAATGGTCAAAAGGCGAGTCAAGCCGCGCCGCGTCACGCGTCCCAAGTGGACGCGCCGGCCCGAGGACCGTCCGCGCGAGATCCTCGCCGCGGCGCTGCGCGTCTTTGCCGAGCGCGGCTACCACGCCACGCGGCTCGAGGACATCGCCGCCGCCGCCGGCGTGACCAAGGGGACCATCTACTACTATTTCAAGAGCAAGGACG
This window encodes:
- a CDS encoding DUF6259 domain-containing protein, yielding MRLSRLRSLVGLLCAVTSAAVAQGPAPTLESGGVRLVLDGVHGGIRRLESASGQEVAIPTSEALALFRIERAPGQPPIEATSAARFTWSRDAGPTPALNLQWEGFRGFPTLVVRATVHVDADSTTAWHIALDGISGLGVERVIYPRLGGIGLTEMAELSVPLWMGQRAKDPRNLLSGRDGKGRRFEWGYPGQLSFQMIALTRPNSAGLYVATDDSLAYRKSFIMSGDQEGYGRVEIAHDLSDPAKATAYAPTYAVKLGVIHGTWMHAAERYRTWGERQAWARNSRVARGTATKWMRETGVWVWNRGRASQVLDPAIMLRQQVGLPVSVFWHWWHAGPYDTSFPDYLPPRDGVPTFTAAVKKAHAADVRAIVYMNQRLWCVQTPSYKREGAERYAVRERDGRVRLETYMVFDPSPCAPMDIATKFWRDKYAGIADTVVQQYGIDGIYMDQAVLSLLCWAPDHGHPVGGGHYWMDGFRELAADLRRRNGTSLGLAGEGGGESWLPDLDAFLTLQVSQERYSDPASGWDPLPMFQAVYHHHAITYGTYGSLTYPPYDEMWPDSTRPANALTLLDEKYRRQFLMEQARMFVWGMQPTIANLLPEQFTQRAGEIDYLGRLARLRHAHREWLQDGAFVIPPASNAPELAFTGSRISIYAARRGGATEVPLRAPAVLTGAWRAANGQVGIALASIDDAAHSITLTLDPARHGTTRGATVWRVDASGRKQVATLAAGARTLTVDVGALEGVLLLLDPAK